A stretch of Colletotrichum lupini chromosome 2, complete sequence DNA encodes these proteins:
- a CDS encoding FAD binding domain-containing protein, with translation MRLKDFNCVLALLISLGGRENTVGVSGLLLGGALKGGACNFDLVAKFVLKTFPYRNLYGGVMVFPWAQKNAIVQKFVEIIDGNTSGHPEDTGFAAAACLSGGKRISFVVANIEGQSNSTAFAGLEVLPPVVDVRANLPVTSIAAQITSPSGEYQVWSTLTFHNKLGMGCKILSSFDAVIEDIQDQVQDGDDFRIVYLLTPFPTLASNYGGNVLGLNEIHKKNSIVLSIQGILPNMKSVGLSRQRLKEATADIEAYAIATGQLITYLYLNYADQDQRPLATYGEENIRFLKRVAEKYDPGQFFQYSVPGGFRPKDV, from the exons ATGCGACTCAAAGATTTCAACTGCGTGTTGGCGCTGCTCATCAGTCTGGGAGGTCGTGAGAACACAGTTGGCGTAAGCGGCCTTCTTCTGGGGGGTG CTCTCAAGGGCGGAGCGTGTAACTTTGACCTGGTCGCCAAATTCGTGCTCAAAACCTTTCCCTATCGCAACCTCTATGGCGGGGTCATGGTATTCCCTTGGGCACAGAAGAATGCCATCGTTCAGAAGTTTGTGGAGATAATTGATGGCAACACCAGCGGGCACCCCGAAGATACTGGGTTCGCAGCTGCTGCGTGTCTAAGTGGTGGGAAGAGGATATCTTTCGTTGTTGCTAACATCGAGGGGCAATCCAATTCAACGGCTTTCGCGGGACTTGAAGTTCTGCCTCCCGTGGTCGACGTGCGGGCAAACCTCCCAGTGACCAGCATTGCTGCCCAAATCACATCGCCGAGTGGCGAGTACCAGGTTTGGAGCACTCTGACTTTTCACAACAAACTTGGCATGGGCTGCAAGATACTATCATCATTCGACGCCGTTATTGAAGATATTCAGGACCAGGTCCAGGATGGCGACGACTTCAGAATCGTCTACCTCCTAACGCCGTTTCCGACCCTGGCCTCAAACTACGGCGGCAATGTTCTTGGTCTTAACGAAATCCACAAGAAGAACTCTATCGTTCTCAGCATCCAAGGAATTTTACCTAACATGAAAAGTGTTGGGCTATCGAGACAGAGGCTGAAAGAAGCGACTGCAGACATCGAGGCTTATGCTATAGCTACTGGCCAACTGATCACCTACCTATATCTCAACTACGCGGATCAAGATCAGAGACCATTGGCGACGTATGGTGAAGAAAACATTCGGTTCCTGAAAAGAGTTGCGGAGAAGTATGATCCCGGACAGTTCTTTCAGTACAGCGTGCCGGGAGGATTTAGGCCTAAGGATGTATGA
- a CDS encoding oxidoreductase, with product MTSSPKILNVGVVGIGRMGQKHALNILNLVPRARLLCACSPAQADLDWAEQHLQPHGVKTYPTFEEMMETPGLEAVIISSITELHFSQTLAAFDKGIHVLCEKPICKSISELETLCEHVEAKPETKAMVAFARRFDDSYQDAHDKVKSGAIDKPFVFRSHGCEKLDQSPFFHQYLRDSGGIYFDCAIHEIDLSLMFLGEDSVPKSVSAIGTTSFFPDLEKTGDADNAIGVCEFWDGKMAHFYHSRSSSHGYDSVTEIFGTTGKLTVNAMPRKNRVEICDTDGYVKIEPTNSWYDRFISAFVAEANAFVDAILDDKPLPIPLRSALTSLRIASGLQESLRTGQKLFFDRQGQLTGPNASAQL from the exons ATGACCTCTTCACCCAAGATCCTCAATGTGGGTGTTGTTGGCATCGGACGTATGGGGCAGAAGCATGCCCTCAATATTCTGAACCTAGTCCCGCGAGCCAGACTTCTATGCGCCTGCTCTCCTGCTCAAGCTGATCTCGACTGGGCCGAACAGCATCTTCAGCCGCATGGTGTCAAGACTTATCCCACTTTCGAAGAGATGATGGAGACGCCAGGGCTTGAGGCTGTCATCATCTCCTCTATTACCGAGCTACATTTCTCACAGACACTGGCTGCGTTCGATAAGGGGATTCATGTTCTATGCGAGAAACCTATCTGCAAGTCTATCTCAGAG CTTGAGACCCTCTGCGAGCATGTGGAAGCAAAGCCAGAGACTAAAGCCATGGTCGCGTTCGCCCGCCGTTTTGACGACAGCTACCAGGATGCGCACGACAAAGTCAAATCAGGTGCCATTGACAAGCCATTCGTTTTCAGATCTCATGGATGTGAAAAGCTTGACCAGAGCCCGTTCTTCCATCAGTACCTCAGGGACTCTGGTGGCATCTACTTTGACTGTGCCATTCACGAAATTGACCTGTCACTGATGTTCTTGGGCGAGGATTCCGTCCCCAAATCTGTCTCTGCCATTGGAACAACCTCCTTCTTCCCAGATCTTGAAAAGACTGGCGATGCGGACAACGCGATCGGGGTGTGCGAGTTCTGGGACGGAAAGATGGCTCACTTCTACCACTCGAGAAGCTCATCGCACGGTTATGACAGCGTCACTGAGATATTCGGTACGACAGGCAAATTGACAGTCAATGCTATGCCGCGAAAGAATCGAGTAGAGATTTGCGACACTGATGGCTATGTCAAGATTGAACCGACGAACTCTTGGTACGATAGATTCATCTCGGCATTCGTTGCGGAAGCGAATGCGTTCGTTGATGCTATTTTGGACGACAAGCCACTGCCAATCCCACTCAGATCGGCTCTTACGTCACTTAGGATCGCCTCAGGCCTACAGGAAAGCTTGAGAACCGGTCAGAAGCTCTTCTTTGACCGACAAGGTCAGTTGACGGGCCCGAATGCAAGTGCCCAGCTGTAG